The Deltaproteobacteria bacterium genomic interval TGGTGAGCGAATTCGTCTGCCACTGCGGCACCACGAACACGCGCGCGTCGCCCTCCGCAGCGACGTAGGTGTTGCCCGCGACGGGGGTTGGGTCGCCGAGGCGCAGCGCGTAAGTCTTCCCGCCCGCGGCGAAGCGCACGCGCGGCTCGCGCGTGAGGCCGTAGCTGCCCAGCGGCTCGGGGTGCAGCGCGGCGTCCTCGGCCGCGGGATCGAACACGGTGCTGCTCGCGAGATCGGCGAGAGCGGAGGCGATGCCGCCCGCGGCGAACTCGTCGGCCGCGAAGTCGATCGGCTTCGCGATGCGCCACTTCTCGCCGCGCTTCTCGAGCCGCACGACGCCGCCGTCCGGCTGCGCGAGCTCGACCCACTCGATCGCGTCCTGCTCGACGCCGGGGAACACCTCGGTCTGCGCGGCATCGCCCTCGGGCTTCGCGTCTTCCCGCAGCTCGAACCACCAGAGCGCGCTGCCCGCCAGCGCGACGAGCAGAGCCAGTAACAACGTGCGGGAAGGCTTCATGGCGGAACCTACGACGTCAGCGTCCCGGCGCGCGGCGCCGGCGCCACCACGCGATCACGCCGAGCACGGCGATCCCTTCGGGCACCACGAACAGCGCCGCGGTGCGGATGCTGCGCAGTGTGTCGTCGGTGACCGCGAGCTGGCTCGCCCCGGGCCGGCGCGGGCGAATCGTGATGCCCTCGGGCTCGCCGAGCAGCCAGTTCACGCTGTTGAGGAAGATGTCGCGGTTGCGGAACTGCCCGATCCACTGATTCGTCGCGAAGTCCGAGTCGCCGAACACGACGAGCTTGCCGCGCTGTTTGCCTTCCGCGGGAGTTACGACGGCTTCTCCGGCGACTGCGATCGGAACCGTGCCGACGATCTCCTTCTCCGGATCCGGCCGTGGGTCCTGGCTCTGCAGGCTCGCGAAGTCGGTCTCGGCCCAGCTCTGCTCGCCCGTCGTCACGATCGTCTCGAGCCCGTTGCCTTCGCTCGCGGGCTTCACGCTGCTGACGGCGGCGTAGAGCGTGAAGTCGCCGAGCACGCGCGTGATCGGGTGGTCGCCGTACTGCGCCGCGAACGGCGTGTACGGGCTGCCCGAGAGCGCCTGCACGATGTCGACCACCACGTCGTCGCCGACCGTGACGCCCCACTTCGCGAGATCGCCGCGCAGGTCGGTCTGCGCGCGCGGGTCCATCAGCACGAGCAGCGAGCCGCCGCGCTCGAGGTAGCGCTGCAGCGTGGCGTGCTCCGCCTCGATGTACGGACGCGTCGGGCCCGCGAGCACGAGCACATGCGCGTCCTCGGGCACCTCGGCGCCCGACGCGAGCAAGAGCGGCTTCACCTCGAACGCCTCGTTCGTGAGCGCCTCCACGGCTTGGCTCATGCCCGCGCCGTCCTTCGCAGCGTCGCCCTCGATCGCGCGCTCGTTGTGCCCGACCGAGAAGTAGACCTTCTTCGCGCTGCGGCGCGTGAGCTTCACGATCGCGTTGGTGAGCGCCTCTTCCGTCGGCTCCGTGACCTCGGTCGTCTCCGTGCCGAGCTTCACGTGGATCAGCCCGCTCGCGAGCCGCTCGTTCGAGATGCCGAGCTCGCGCAGCCGGCCCGGCTTGTTGTTGGGATCGAACACCTCGATCGAGACGCGATCCGGCGCCAGTTCCTGGTACTTCGCGAGGAGCTCGTTCAGCCGCGCGTGCTCGAACGAGTTGTAGAGCGCGGTGAGCGCGAGCGGCTGCTTCAGCCCGGTGATCGTGGTGACGGTCTGCTCCGAGAGCGAGTGCAGCTTCGCCTCGGTGAAGTCCCACTTCGTCTCGTTCTGCGTGACGAAGTATGCGCCGATGCCGAGCAGCGCGATCGTGAACAGCATCCCGAGGATCGCGCTGGTGCCGTACTTGCTCGCGCGCCGCGCCTCGCCCGAGCGCAGCCGCGCGCGCACGCCGTCGAGATTCGCGCCGATCGAGACGAGCACGAGCACGAGGCCGACGACGAAGTTGCCGATGCTCCACGCAAACTGCTCGAGCACCGCGTCGAGCACGATCACGCCACTGGAAAGCGTCTCGACCAGCGCCGACACGAAGGCGAACACGATCAGGACCGCGCCGATCCATCCGAACAGGCTCGCGAAGCGCTTCATGGCTAGCGCCACCTCACGGATTCGATCGCGGTCTTGGTGACGACGAGGAACGCGCCGATCACGAACGCGAAGTACGCGAGCGCGCGCGTGTTCACGAGCCCGCCGAGCAGCTCCTCGAAGTGCTGCGCCGAGGAGAGCCACTTCACCGCGGCCATGCCGTGCTCGACGAAGGCGTTGCTCCCGGCGGCGGCGGCGGAGGCTTGGCCCGCGATGTCGCCCACCAGGAACAGGATCAACAGCACGACGAAGGTGAGGATGA includes:
- a CDS encoding GldG family protein, with translation MKRFASLFGWIGAVLIVFAFVSALVETLSSGVIVLDAVLEQFAWSIGNFVVGLVLVLVSIGANLDGVRARLRSGEARRASKYGTSAILGMLFTIALLGIGAYFVTQNETKWDFTEAKLHSLSEQTVTTITGLKQPLALTALYNSFEHARLNELLAKYQELAPDRVSIEVFDPNNKPGRLRELGISNERLASGLIHVKLGTETTEVTEPTEEALTNAIVKLTRRSAKKVYFSVGHNERAIEGDAAKDGAGMSQAVEALTNEAFEVKPLLLASGAEVPEDAHVLVLAGPTRPYIEAEHATLQRYLERGGSLLVLMDPRAQTDLRGDLAKWGVTVGDDVVVDIVQALSGSPYTPFAAQYGDHPITRVLGDFTLYAAVSSVKPASEGNGLETIVTTGEQSWAETDFASLQSQDPRPDPEKEIVGTVPIAVAGEAVVTPAEGKQRGKLVVFGDSDFATNQWIGQFRNRDIFLNSVNWLLGEPEGITIRPRRPGASQLAVTDDTLRSIRTAALFVVPEGIAVLGVIAWWRRRRAPGR